TGCGGGCGTTCCTATCTCACATTATGCGGAAATCAACTTCGACGGCTTCAAGGACATCGTGAATGCGCTCGGCGGCGTCGAGGTCGACGTGCCAATGGAGATCAACGACGACGATGCCGGCGGCCATCTCGATGCAGGACTCCAAACGCTCGATGGCTACCAAGCGCTTATTTTGTGCCGGGCCCGCCATGCGTACGACGATTACGGCGACGGCGATTCCTACCGTGCGGCCAACCAGCGCCTTGTGCTCGGTGCAATCGCCAAGAAGATACTCGCCTCGGACATCGGTACGATGGCAGGTACGGTGGAAGCCCTTTCCAACTACGTGACGACGGATTTGAGCGTGTTCGACATCATCGGGCTCGCGCAGGCAATGCAGGGGCTCGATCCTGCGACCGATCTGTATTCCGCGATGGAGCCCACCACGTCGGCGTACGTTAATGGCGGTTGGTACGAGTATACGAACATGACCGCGTGGAAAGAAATGATGAGCCGCGTCGATCAGGGTTTGCCGCCGACTGCAGAAGATGTCGTGGACGAAATGTCGGGTACGGTGCTGGCTTCGACGGGCAGCGGCGCGACGAGTAGTGGAAGCGATACGTCGGGCGGCCAGACCATAACCGAACCCAAGACCGGCAATGTTGCCATCAGGAACGGCAACGGCATCGCAGGTGCCGCATCGGAGGCGGCCGCCAAGCTCGAAGAGGTCGGCTACACGGTAGATACCGGCAATGCCGAAGGGTTCGACTACTCGCAGACCATCGTCATCTACAACTACGCGAATCAGGCAAACGAGGCCAAGGAGATCGCAACGACGATCGGCGTCGGCAAGGCTCAGCTCAACGACGGCACCTACGCGTTCGAGGGTGATTTCCTCGTCGTGCTGGGAGCCGACTGGGAGTAATCTCGACCGCCCGACCGCCCGACCGCCCGACCGCCCGACCGCCCGACCGCTTTCCGCGACGGCAAGGCCCGTCCACCCGCCGTGCGTGATGGCGAGGTCCTCTCCGCCCGCCGTGCGGGACAACAATCGTGCCATATGGCATTATCTTTTACAAGGACAAATTGAAGGCCCGCAGTGTACGTACCTTCGATCAGGCACGATGCATTCATGTCCTCGATACGGCGGGGTCGAGCGCATCTCGTTGGACCAAAATCGTGCCATATTCTACGTGTTAATTTTCCTATAATGGCGCTTGGGGGACGGCGCATCGCCCCCCGCCGGCCGTCTCCGGACCCGGCACCGGCTTGTCCATATTGCCCCGAGAGGGCTCGTGCCATCATGCCACCGGGTCCGGCGGCGCCCGCCCGTCGCTCATCAGATTGATGCCCTGCGCTCCGTAGAATACTGCAGAGGGCGCCAGCCCGCGGTCCGCGGGCGGCTCCGCCGGGAGAGAGGAGAGGCATGGACGGGTCCGACATGGACTACGGCGCCTACTGCGGCGTCGACGTCGGGAAGGCGTCGCACTACGCGGTGGCGCTGGGCCGGGACGGGACCCGCCTGCTGGGCGGGCCCGTGGCCCAGCGCGAGCCCGACATCAGGGAGCCGCTCGGGGAGGCGGCCGGCTACGGAAGGGTCCTCGTCACGGTGGACCAGCGCGGGGGCTTCGGGGCGCTCGCCGTGGCGGTCGCCCGGGACATGGGGATGGACGTCGCCTGCCTGGAGCCCAAGGGCTTCGGGCGGGCGTCCGCGACCTACGGCGAGGGCAAGTCCGACGCCAGGGACGCGTTCGTGATCGCGGACGTGTCGCTCAGCGCGCCGAGGCTCGTCGGGCTCGTCCCCGGGCCGGACGGGGCGCTCGAGGAGGTCCGGGCGCTGTGCTCCTACCGCCGCGCCGTCGTGGGGGAGCGGACGCGCTGCTACAACCGGCTGCGCGAGCTCCTGCACCGGGCGTGCCCGCCGCTCGAGGCGCTGTTCCCGGGCGAGAGGCCGCACAACGCGATGTCCCTGCTCCTGCTCGCGCGCTACGGCGGCCCCCGGGGCCTGCGGCGCGCCGGGAGGGCGCGCGCGGAGCGCTGGGCGGCCGGGGTCGCGCGCCAGAGGAACCGCGAGCCTGCCCTGGTCGCGGAGGCGTTCGCGGCGGCGGCGTCCGTCACGGTCGCGCTCCCGGGGGCCGAGATCGCCGAGGACCTCGCCAGGAAGGCCGCGCGCCGCGCCATGGAGCTCGAGGCCGAGGCGCGCGAGCTCGACGCCGCGATCGGGGAGCGCGCCCGCCTGCTGCCCGGGTTCGACGTCCTGCTCAGCGTGCCCGGCATCGGGCCCGTGTACGCCGCGGCCATCGCCGCCGAGACCGGCGACGTCGCGCGCTTCCCCGACGCGGGCCGCCTGGCGTCCTACGGCGGCGTCGCCCCCGTGCGCGAGGAGTCGGGCACGGGGGCGAGGAGGAGCAGGAAGAGGAGGGGCGGCAACCGCCGGCTCAAGGACGCGCTCGTCGGGTCCGCGCGGGCCGCCGCCCTGCACGACCCGCCGTCCAAGGCCTACTACGCGCGCAAGCGCGCGGAGGGCAAGAGCCACAAGCAGGCGCTCCGCGCCCTCGCGCGCCGCCGCGTAGACCTCATCTACGCGCTGCTGACGGCCGGCGCCCTCTACGCGCCGCCGCCGGACGGGGCCTAGCCGCAGCCGGACGCCCCGGTCCGCCGCACCCCGCATTATAGCGGGGCCCTGCCCCGTGCGCAAAGAGCCATTGCGGGGCCGGGGCGCAGGGCCAGCGCCCGCCCGGGCTCGAATAAAAATATAGATTGATGGCACGATCGCTGTCGCGCTGCGGTGAACGTCGCCTTGGGATGTCGCCTAGGAAGGTGGTTTCGCTGAAGATGCTCGTGACGACGTACGGAAGTTTTGTTTCCCTACGGTATACTGAACTCTGACCTGCG
Above is a genomic segment from Raoultibacter phocaeensis containing:
- a CDS encoding LCP family protein yields the protein MMDRKSNARRRNAPVDADRQRSGRSSARGSSRYDSFDPSAYGRQPSYSEYSRTPDADGDPSGAQSGYSRRVSQAEYTRQRKKRKRRKVVAVVVAAILVVCLGGAGVAFAYLHNLGSNLNDGIDGELRAQLVKTDLANEPFYMLLMGTDGSAERAESAEYAGDPTRSDSIILARIDAPNHKVTLVSLHRDTLIDMGEYGQNKLNAAYAIGGPAMAVETVSKLAGVPISHYAEINFDGFKDIVNALGGVEVDVPMEINDDDAGGHLDAGLQTLDGYQALILCRARHAYDDYGDGDSYRAANQRLVLGAIAKKILASDIGTMAGTVEALSNYVTTDLSVFDIIGLAQAMQGLDPATDLYSAMEPTTSAYVNGGWYEYTNMTAWKEMMSRVDQGLPPTAEDVVDEMSGTVLASTGSGATSSGSDTSGGQTITEPKTGNVAIRNGNGIAGAASEAAAKLEEVGYTVDTGNAEGFDYSQTIVIYNYANQANEAKEIATTIGVGKAQLNDGTYAFEGDFLVVLGADWE
- a CDS encoding IS110 family transposase yields the protein MDGSDMDYGAYCGVDVGKASHYAVALGRDGTRLLGGPVAQREPDIREPLGEAAGYGRVLVTVDQRGGFGALAVAVARDMGMDVACLEPKGFGRASATYGEGKSDARDAFVIADVSLSAPRLVGLVPGPDGALEEVRALCSYRRAVVGERTRCYNRLRELLHRACPPLEALFPGERPHNAMSLLLLARYGGPRGLRRAGRARAERWAAGVARQRNREPALVAEAFAAAASVTVALPGAEIAEDLARKAARRAMELEAEARELDAAIGERARLLPGFDVLLSVPGIGPVYAAAIAAETGDVARFPDAGRLASYGGVAPVREESGTGARRSRKRRGGNRRLKDALVGSARAAALHDPPSKAYYARKRAEGKSHKQALRALARRRVDLIYALLTAGALYAPPPDGA